Below is a genomic region from Primulina eburnea isolate SZY01 chromosome 9, ASM2296580v1, whole genome shotgun sequence.
CACATTTGTTTATAGGTTTTCGACTCTTCTTCTCCCGTTTGGTCGTGTAATAGTTTGCATGCGGTATTCTATTCTTGAGATGCTTGCTTGACTCCATCGTTGCGCTTGAACTTGACTATACTTGGAAGTTGGAACTCGTTATGCCTTCTCTTCCAAGTTCCAAGTCCACCACGGCCAACTTAGCCGCTGGCAAGCAGACTCTATCTCTTTCATCAGATGAAATATTATATTTCGTTGGCATTATTGTCAGATATTATAAGTTTCACGTGGAAATGTATTAAATTACCCAGTCctattaaattcttaagttgCTTAAAGCCTTAAACTGTGAAGTGTCCATGTTTGATaaaaaactttttttaaaatctcTATCGAGCTCCAACTTGTGTCCGGATGAATTGACCATTCAAACAAATCGGCCAAGGTTTGATTTTCTTGTTTGTAGAATCTCTTGGTAGTAGGTCAGTGTTCACACTATCTTTCGAATCAAATACATTTAGTACCATTGCTTTTGTCAGCCGCTTATTACTTCTCTGGGAGACCCACCCCGCGTCGACCGGCATGGTCCCATCTGCATTTTTTTCCGGACTCGTTAGTCGTAACCAACCTATGGGTAAGAAGCGAgggtcataaaaaaattaaacattcatttatattttttctgtaaTATTGAGTTATGATGCTTCTCCTTTATATCTTTGATCTGTTGCTATATCATCGGTCACCACGGTCATATTTCAAACTGTATTCGACAATTTTGTAATAATTTGATAAAGTTCACGTTTTTTTGTTAAACTAGTGAAAAATTATTGAACTCCGACAACCTTTACAACGCGGGAAGTGAATATAAAAATTTGTTCACACGACCATATGTGTATTTTTTCATGTGATGTAATATATGAGCATGCGAAAATACGTATGACCCCCTTATGGTTTCTAGATTGAGGGTTGAGGCAATATCGATTAGTAGCATCGAAGCACCCTGAATTTAATGTAATCCTGTATTATTTCGCGAGACGGACTGAACCGTGAAGGAGGTCATTGTCATAATTGTCATGGCTTCGTGTTCAATGGTCACCGGAgtagttgaatttttttattatatatatatttttcaagtCTGACCCGGTAGATGAAAGAGGggtcaaatttatattttctagGAGTAGCAAGCCTCTAATCTTTCGCCCAATCTTTTCATAACTTGGTTTGATATTAAAAACTATTTCTaactgataattttttttaaaaaaaagttaaaataGGTGAACCGATCGAAACCGGTTTTTGAATAATCCTGACTTGATTTGACTGTAAAAATTGTTTATAAGATTGTTTCATACCATACTTATGACCGATTTATGGTCGAATCGATCCAATCCGGTTTTAAAAAGAACGTTTTCACCAACCGTGGGAAAAGGAGGCAAACCAATGGAGGTGACATTCATTGAATTTCCTTTTTGTCTCTTTAATGAATTACGAGTAGAACGAACCTTTCGATAAAGATAATTGAGCACTGTTGGTGGCTCCACTTTTTGCCGGCAAGAGGAACTTTAGCatgatcatatcatatcatgaaGCTAACCTATATTTTTTCACAAGGCCACTCAATTAGTTCATGTGCTCTAATTACCTTACGTCAAAATTGAGGGAAAACAATAGAATCTAGGATATGAGatattaaaattcaaaattaatttaataaaagttTCATGCTTAATAATTATCAAAAGAGGGAACGTCGTAAGCTTTAGCAAATGATCGAGATTACGCATATGAACTCGGTGTATAGCGAAATCGATGAACTTTCAgaaacatacaaaacaagaaatGGCAGAAAACGTGAAACCAAATCAAACAAAAGTCACAAAACCGCAGTGCTACTACATGacaattattaatattttcagtTCAAGATTACAGGTTGTGATGAATTTCAGGAACAGTTCGATGAAATCCCAAGCAACCCAATATCTTTTGTCTGTGCGGTAACAAACTCCTCCTCTTCTTCATTTCCTCGCACACGGTCCTTTTTACGCTGTGATGAAATTCATGAGCTGAGATCGGCGGCACTGATCTTCTGCTGCTCGATTCTGATTCATAACTTGCAGTTGAACTGAAACTTGATTCTGTAAATTCATCTTGATCATGGGATTTCTTCAAGAAcgaatttttcttcttcatctgATCGTGATCTGTGGCCCAGCTTTCTGATGcacttctgaacagcaacaaGTCCTTGATTTTCCATTTTTTATGCCAGAGTGAAGAGAAAGACGAAGCAGAAGAGAGTGAAGCCTTGGGAGAGTTAGCAGAACGATGATTCTTAGCTGGTTCTTGTTTGGATAACATATCAGAAACTCGAAACGGGGATAGAGATCTTGTCCCTTTATGCGTGGAACCTGTGGGGTTATTTTCTTGAATGTTTGATTTTCGCGCCTCCTCCAAGGCTGCAGCAAACGGGTCGAAATCTTTCTTCCTGTGGCGCGGGGAGAATGCTTCAACGATCATTTTCGTAGGGGAACGAGGTGATTTCGAAGAACCCGATGTCTTGTTCTGGTTGTGCTGCAATCCAGGCGGCGGCTTTAATGGTCTGATCTTTCCTCCATCAAAAAGCTCGTCAGCCGATAAAGAACACCTACCGGAATTTCCACTGGAATAGAACTCAAAATCTGTACCTTCCTCAGTGCTGCTGAAGTATTCTTCTTTAGGAGTTCCAGGCTTTTCTTCCCAGTAGAACGGAATAGCCGACGATGGAGAGCATTTGTCTTCGCCGTGGAAATCCTGGCCGCAGTAGGCGAAGGGCCGTATGGGGCTGCTGGGTGCGCTGTAGAAGAAGGTGGTACTGAGGCTCTGTGGGCTCGAAGGGACGCTGTTGTAGAATGAAACGCAGGGAGTGTCGAAGATGAAGGGTACAGTTAGAGATGGAGAAATTACTTCCATTTTTTTGGTGTTCTGTTTCAGAGGTAAAGGAGGATATATAATGGCTTGCTAGGGGAAAGTGGTGAGAAAGGAGACACTGCaaattgattattattattttttttaaaaaaatggaaatttaatttaataaaattattacatCAAGAATGTGCATAATATTTGTTTCAAATCAAAATGGTAGCATGACGTAAatgtttaaatttatatatttgtatgttttacgaaaatattttaaagaaataattttttgatTGAATAAACTTGtggaagaaaaataaatagtaaaaaaagtATTTGTTTGAAGGATTCATTTTTATTTAGGCTAGGTCACataggattttttttttgtccaCGAATATTGTTTCATTATTTGATATTTGTGTGATAATGATTAGGAAActgtattttgaaaatttaaaataatatttattagatTATAATATAAAAAGCAAAAACTCGTGTAAGActgtctcacatgtcgtattttgtgatacatatatcttatttaggtaattcatgaaaaaatattactttttatactaaaagtattactttttattatgaatatcagtaATGTTGACTcgtttcataaataaaaattcgtgagaccgtctcacaaaagatctaattaatataaaattatactATAATAATAGAGTCTACATAGAAAATGTGGGGCAcaataaaatacatatatattttcaatacaatcctaaaaatatattattctgaAAATATAGAAATTTGCACTTAATTTGTTTGCACAATTCACTCGTTTACCTATTTCCTCTAATAATACGGAGCAATAATGAAATGTTGCGGTTGCAACTATTTTTCTATGAGTCAAAAT
It encodes:
- the LOC140840932 gene encoding uncharacterized protein — protein: MEVISPSLTVPFIFDTPCVSFYNSVPSSPQSLSTTFFYSAPSSPIRPFAYCGQDFHGEDKCSPSSAIPFYWEEKPGTPKEEYFSSTEEGTDFEFYSSGNSGRCSLSADELFDGGKIRPLKPPPGLQHNQNKTSGSSKSPRSPTKMIVEAFSPRHRKKDFDPFAAALEEARKSNIQENNPTGSTHKGTRSLSPFRVSDMLSKQEPAKNHRSANSPKASLSSASSFSSLWHKKWKIKDLLLFRSASESWATDHDQMKKKNSFLKKSHDQDEFTESSFSSTASYESESSSRRSVPPISAHEFHHSVKRTVCEEMKKRRSLLPHRQKILGCLGFHRTVPEIHHNL